TGGGGAGGTACAGTTCCCGAATACTTTCTTTTTTCAGCCTGTGAATGCCAAAAATGCCATTTTTTTACAACCAACTAACTGGATGGAAACTCGATTTAGTCGTTCTGTACGTTTCACTGGGGCTAATTTTCGGCAATTGAGTAATTTTCAGACGAGTGTTTTTTTCGACAAGGTGAATTTTCAGAAAGCGCAATTTCAGGAAACGGCTGATTTTCAAGATAGCACTTTTGAAGAGTCTACTCAATTCAATGAAGCTATTTTTAAGCAATCAGCTAAATTTAGTCGGGCGCAATGGAGAAAAAATGCTGATTTTTCTAGTGTACGCTTTGCTGAGACAGCACAGTTTACTAAGGCGAATTTTCATCAGTATATCTTTTTCACAGAAGCTATTTTTGAGCAGGTTGTAATTTTTCGAGATGCAATTTTTAACCAAGCGGTTAATTTAAGCGGTGCTAGTATTTTTAACCAAGCTGATTTTAGTGATGCGCGGTTTGCGAAAGAGGCTTTTTTAAATGTCCCTGGTTTAAGTTTTAATTCTAACCAAGGGAAAATTTTAGGGAATCCCGGCGAAATTGGGAAAATGTTTCGTGTTCCTACTTCTCAAGGTAATCAAAATATTTTGCGTAATTTGGGACAAAATTTCCGTCAGCAGCAGCAAATAGCTGATGCTAATCAGTTGGAGTATACAAAACAAAAACTGCGATTGAGGGAATTAAGTCATGGTTTGGTGGATGGGAATATTAATAGTGCTACCCGCAAAACTTTGATTAATTTGGGTTTTAGTGCAATTCAAGCGGATGCGATCGCCAATCGTCGGATGAGCAAATTATTTCGCAATAGCAGTGAGTTATTAAGTTTAGCAGATATCGATTTAGAAACATACAATCAATTGAGCGATCGCCTGGTGGTTGCTGAACCTCTTTCCCCTGGTGGTTGGCTATTACTTGCAGCAAGATGGTTGGCTTTGAGTGTACTATTGTTGCTTAGTGGCTATGGTACCAGCTTTTGGTTAGTGTTTGGCGTGGGCGGAGTGGCGATCGCTTATTTCGGCTGGCTATTTTGGCTAGTAGATCGCTATCGTCGCTTACATCCAGTGCCAATTATTCCCACATATTATGAAACTACATGGATATTAGCTGGTTTTAGCTTTTTAACACTCTTTAGCTTATTAGCCATCTTCCGTAATGCTGAACAGCCTTGGCTAACACTCGGTTGTCTGTTAATAATTATTATCCCCGTACCAGTAATTTTATTAATTCAACTTTACCAACAAGGCCGCTATCACGATTTAATGGACGTTTCTTATTTTACAGAAGACGGTACTTTTCGGCAATTAAGATTATTAATTGGGCGATTACCAGTCATACCCAGAAATCAGACATTCCGCGAACGATATATGCATTTGTTATGGAACCGCCGTTGGAACTGGTTAAATTACTACGACTTTAGCCTCAACAACTTAGTCAGGTTAGGATTTAACGATATTCGCCTGCGAGATGAACATTTACCAGGTATTATTGCCACACTTGCTTGGTATCAGTGGAGTTTGGGTATACTTTATATTACTTTGGTTTTGTGGACTCTTTCTCGCACTATTCCAGGATTAAACTTACTGATTTATCTCAAGTAATATCTGCAATATTGCTTCGGATTTATACAACTATATTTAGAGTAATTTCTCATAGATATAAATGTGAAAATAATTTTTCATATTTATGTATCTATCTAATGTTAGAGTAAATATTAATAATATTTATTTTGCTTAATTTAGCATTTTTGGTATTTGTTTTAAAGCAATAAATTTAAATTAATTAAAATAAATTGTCTGTTTACATTAATTATTTTATGCTATGATTGTAAAGAATTCATACCTCTTTTCACAGGTAAATATCATGGTTATTAATGATTTAGAATATTGCGAACTAGCAACAGATGAAAACAGGATTATTGGCGGACTAGATACTGGTACCAATATTGAATCATATGTGGAACCTGGATATGCTGACATAACAGCTTTAGCAACCGCAGTTGGAGATAGCTCTGAAACCTTTACCGAAACTAATACTATTGTAGATACTAGTAGTCAGTTTATGGTTACTAAGGCTACGGGAATAGCTTTATCTAGGGCTTGGGATAGTCAAGGTTTCTCCCAGTCTTACCAAAAACAAACTGTGACTTTAATAACAAACCAATACTAAAAACATCTGCTTATATTTTTGACCTTCTAGTTTTAAGCTCAATTTTTCTGTTGTAGTGCCAAAATTGCATTGTGTAATTTTGTTATTTCAGTATTTGCAATTTTTGGTAGTACCCTACTCTTGAACAGGGTAGGGTAGTACTTATAATATTAAGACTTTATTAAACATTATAAAAATCATTGGTACTAATGAATAAAGACTAATACCCAATCATTGTAAATCCCACGCCTATGAAAACATCGCCGTTAAGGGTTTTCATCTGCGTGGGATAATTGAATATATGGTTTTCTATAACTTTATTTTGTTTATATAGCCCTTACCAGTCTGCACTTTTCAAACATCCTCTAAAGGTGAAAAACGTATCTATGTTCCCTGTCCCCTGTCCTCTATTCTCAAATTCCAAGAAAGAGATAGAGAGCAACTCAAAGCCACTATCTATCTCTATCAAGAATCATCTTAAGCTATTTGTAGCTTTTTTCTCCCTTGATAGCTGCTGCTGTGGAACGGGAAGCAGCATCAGAAGAAACACCTTCGTATACTTCTGCAAAGGTGATAGTTTCAGCATCTGTGTTTTCACCGTATGCTTGAGCAACTGCTTGAGCATCAGCAAAGTTACCGACAACTTTCACTTTTACATCAAGTGTCTTAAAGATATCAACATTGACTTTGCTGTCAATTACTTCATGCTTATTGTTATCGATCTTAAAACCGCCACCACCAACAATAGCAGAACCTTCAACAGCTTCTAAGACGTTCAAATCAGAGATAACCATGAGTTTTTCCTGTGACTTTCAAGTAGGTTTTAGGAACTTTTTTATAACCAATTTCTCTTCCTTGGCTATGTTTATACAATAGCTAATTCCTCTAAATAAATAACTAGCTTTTTATTTGATTTTTCCTAAAAATAATCCATGTACTTATTTCCATGCGCTCTATTTGTGGGTTTCAGCAACCAAGAATAATTCTGTAATTATTTTGAGCGTAAGGACTCATCTCATGGGGGTTGACTAATTTCTTGCTCCCAAATAAATAATGTCGAATGCTTTTAAAGTCACAATTGGCTTGAGAATCTGCGACGGAGTTGCAGCAAATACAATCAAAGTTTTTCAATGCAAATAAAAAATATCGCTGAAATGCTTTAAAGACATTCCAGCCATATTATTACTACCTGATTACAATATAACTTTGAGAGCTTTCGGTCCCATTTATAGAATAAAATCAGGCAAAGATTAAGTTGAGAAGTCAGACAGACACGGACTGAAAAATAGTTGCATTCATTCTCAAATCAACATCAGATTGTTGATTTGATGGATTTTTTGGAAGATGCAATTATTGCTTAAGTCTTCTTAAGAAATGACAAAAACTTCTTGGTTTATCTTTATGGTTAAAGTTTCTTGATATTCTGCTTCTTCCTCTTTATTGCCATAATATTTGTCCTCATCTTTGTCCTTCTTTTTACCATACTTATCATACTCCTTGTCATAATCTTTGTCATAATCCTTGTAATCTTTTGAACAGCAGCAACCACCAATAATATTTCCAGCTTCTACGGTTTCTAAGATGTTTAAGTCAGCAATAATCATTGAGTTTCTCCTGGAAAATTTACTTTTTTTGAACCGATTTGTTTTGTTCGGCTATGTTTTTAATATAGCGCTTTAACCAGGGAAGTCAATATCTCATGCAATGCCTTTTTCTTAAATAAGTTGAAGATGAATATATAAGTTTATGGGAGAATGTTATCATTATAAATAAATGTAATTATGCAAAATTTAGGCAATACAATATGTCGCCCCGTCAGACATTTTTGTGAATTCATTAATTTCAATGAAAGATTAAATAGTGTTTAAAAAATAAATCTTTAAACACCATTTATGAGCATGGCTATATTTATTAGCCATCGGCTTTGCTGCTGACAGATGGTTTAGACAAACAGATACCCCTCCCCCAGCCCCTCTCCTGCAAGGAGAGGGGAGAAAGAAACTATAGCGGTTCTCAGTTAAGTGAGATACAAGAACCCCACCCCGCCAGCAAGGAGGGGGCTATGATGGAATGGCACTAAGATAACGGCAAATCTATAATTTAATTGCCATTTGTTATGAAAATATTTGCGGTTTAACTAGGCTATAAATTAAGACTGCTGAAGTAATTTTTTCTGTGGCTTTAGGGTATCCGAATCTAGCTGAGTAATTATTTCCATACACTGGATTTGTTGCTTTAACCAATCAGTGAATAATTCCGTAATGATTTTTTCGCGTAATGACTCATCCAATTGGGGCTGAATAATTTCTTCCACCCAAATTAAATACACTCCTTTTGGAGTCACAATTGGCTTGAGAATCTGCTGCAAAGTTGCAGCAAATACAGCAGATGCAATTTCTGGGCGAAAATCTTTGCGGTGTCGCCGTCCTTGATATCCATAAGTGCAGCGAAGTTCTGGTTCAAGAATATATAGACGAGCAATTTCTGGAAAACTGATTTCTCCTTCTTCCACCGCATAAAACATTTCTAAAGCTAAGTCTTTATCATCAAAAATGATTTCATAGGTGATGGCGGCGATATAATCTAGTTGGTGTTGATAAAAAAACCGTTCTACTTGAGAGGTAAATAGATGATTAGCTAATTTCTTAGAAAGGATTTTGTTTTGGACTAATTGTTCAAACTCATTTACAGAAAGATGGTGTTTTTGTAACCAGGTCAATGTATCTTTAGCTTTGACAAGCTTATGGGCTAAACGTAAATTATCTCCTTCTTGCTGTATTTCTTCTGGTGTGACTGTAATTCCTGATTTCTGGGCTACTTCTGCAATAATTTTTTGCGATGCGATCGCCTCGACAAGACCAGGAACTTGAGAAGATAATTTGAGGCTGTGAATGATATCTGAAGCAGAAATAGTCAGAATTTGAGACATGACAGAATCCCTGTACTATGAGTGTGATTTATCTACAACCAATCACCAATGACTAATGACTAATGACAAATGACAAATGACTAATGACTAAAGCTCTAAACCGTTTTGGTGCAACTTCTTGAACGGATCTAAAACAAAATCAATTACGCGTCGCTGACGCACAATAACTTCAGCATTTGCTGTTTGGCCTGGTGTTAATGGAATACGTGTTGCGCCGTTGTGAATATACTGTTGTTCTAAAGTTATTTCTAACTCATAGGTTTCTATGTTACCTGCGGGTGTTTGAGTCGTCTTAGAATCGGGAGAAATGCGCGAAACTTTGCCTTGTATAATGCCATATTCCTGAAAGGGGAAAGCATCAAACTTGATTTTTACCGGCATTCCCACATTTAAGAAGCCGCTATCCTGAATCGGCATATTAGCTTTGAGTACAATTTTAGTATTTTCGGGTGCAATGTCAGCAATTCTCTGACCGACTTGTACCACCTCTCCTGGCTTGGTGACTGGTAAATCAAAAATTGTCCCATCAACAGGCGATCGCACAACTCGTTGCTGCATTTGTAACTTTAAGGATGTGATTTTGCTTTTAGTTTGAGCAATTTCGGCTTTTAAATTAGCAACTTGTCTTTCTAGTTCTTTAAGTTGTTCTTGATATTTCAGCACCGCCAACTTACCAGCTTGCAGTAAGCTTTGATAGCTATTTTTCTCAGCTTGCAATTGATGTTTTGCTTGCTTAATATCAGACTGTAACTGATTCATTGTAGCTTCATAGCGGCTCGTTTCTTCAGCCAAGCGTAATTTTGCTTGTTTAACATCAGATTTCGCTCTAGCGTAGAGTCGTTTGCTGTCTTGTTCTTCCTTTTTGAGTTGGTCAACTTGATTTGCCGAAACCGCACCATCATTCACAAGTTGCTGAAAGCGGTTAACTTGCCGGGAATCTATACTCAACCGACCTTCAGCCGATACTTGCTCATCTTCAGCAGTTTGAATCTGCTGCTGCACCTGATTAACTAATGCTTGTCTTTCTAACTTTTGCAGGTTATAAGTTGTTTCTTTCAAACCCAGGTTTTGTTGTGCCTGGTTCACTTGAGACATTTTTTCTAAAGCTTGAAATTGGTTTTGTTGTTTCTGAATACTAAGTGTCAACTGTAGTTGACTCTTCAGGACTTCAAACTGTGTTTCTTGATTTTGCAGTGCCGAAAGTTTAGCCTCGGCTTGCTGAACTTCCGTTTGCAAAATATCAGAATCAAGTTCCACCAGCACCTGTCCCTGGGTGACAGTATCGCCTTCTGTTACCTTCACAGCTTTAACACTTCCTTGTGCTTGGGAGTCCAATTTTTGTGTTGCACCTTGAGGTTCTATACGTCCTCTGGCGCTGCCAGTTTCATCTACTTTCGCGAAGGTTGCCCAAGGTAAAGCCAGAGAAGCAAAGCCTACCAGTACATACAAAACACCACGAGTCCAGACTTTTGGTAAGGCATCTAGTAGTTCTTCAGTACCGTAATATAAATCTTCGGTGTTACCTGGTGGAATCGTCTTGTGAAGCTTAGTAGTTTCTTGGCTGGGTTGAACATAACTTTTATACTCATCTTGCTCTTTTTTTAGAAATACAGATGAGGAATTGGGAGAAATATAAGACATAGTTTTATGGGGAGTGGGGAGAAGAGGAACGGCGGGAGTGAGGAATTTTAGATTGCAATCCAAAATCTAAAATCTAAAATCTAAAATTGATTGATTTAAACTACTTGAGCTAGTTGTTGTTGATTGAGATAGTAGTAATGTCCTTGTTTGGCGATTAATTCGTCATGAGTACCGCTTTCTACTAATACGCCGCGATCTAAAACTAATATGAGATCAGCATTGCGGACTGTGGAAAGGCGATGGGCAATAATTACGCTGGTACGCCCTTGGAGAATTGTTTTGAGGTTGTTCTGAATAATCCTTTCTGATTCTGAGTCTAGGTGACTGGTGGCTTCATCAAAAAGTAATAAGCGGGGGTTGCCGATTAAGGCTCTGGCAATGGCTAGGCGTTGGCGTTGTCCACCGGAAAGCATTCCCCCACTTTCACCAATTTGGGATTCATAACCCATTGGCAATTGCTGAATAAATTCGTCTGCACCTGCTAATTTTGCGGCTTGAGTAATTTCTTCTACAGAAGCTTCTGGGTGAGCGATGCCAATGTTTTCGCGAATTGTGCCACCGAAGAGAAAGGTATCTTGGTCAACAACACCGATTTGAGAACGCAGCGATCGCAAAGATATAGTATTAATATCAAAACCATCAATCAGAACTTTGCCATCTGTAGGTGGGTATAAACCTAAAATCAACTTGCTCAAGGTTGTTTTTCCCGAACCACTGCGCCCCACTACTGCTACCATTTGCTCTGGCTGGATTTCAAAGTTGATATTTTCCAGAACGTTAGTCTCAGTTTCTGCATGATAACGAAAGGTGACATTTTGAAAACAAATACGGCCATTCAGTCTCCCTAGAGGCTTGCGGGGTTTATTTTGCAAGTCTTCCTCTGGTTCTGCTTCTAAAACATCATTAATCCGTTCTGTAGAAATAATAATTTCCTGTAATCCATTCCACAACATTGATAGCCTTTGAAAAGGACTCAAGACGTTACCCACCAACATATTAAAAGCTACTAACTGCCCCATAGTCAGTTGCCCTTCAATGACTTGCCATGCGCCAAACCACATCAAGGAAGCATTCACAAAGGTTTGAATAACGCCACTCACGATTCGCAGGCGGTTCCCAATCACTTGGGCATTAAAGCCTTTTTTCACCAAATCATTCAGCAGTTCTTCCCAACGCCAGCGTACTGTCTGTTCAATGGCTAATGAACGCACTGTGCGAATACCTGTGAGAGATTCAATCAGATAACTGTTTTCTTTGGCTCCAGCATTAAAAACTTCTCTGGAAATGCGACGCAAAATATTTGTGCTAGCCAATGCCAGAATAAAAAATGGTGGCACTGTCAATAGTACGAATAAAGTCATGCGCCAGCTATACCAAAACATCATGCTCAGATAAATCACTAATGTCAGCATATCCAGCATGATTGAGAGAGTCTCGCCGGTGAGGAAGCGCTGAATTTTTTGGTTTTCTTGAATCCGAGAAACAATATCTCCGACATAACGGGACTCGAAATAAGCCAGGGGTAAGCGGAAGGTATGTTTAATAAAACCGACAAGTAGGGAGATGCTGACGCGATTGGCTGTATGATCTAGCAGATATTGCCGGACTCCATTCATGGCAATACCGAACAAACCAAAAACAATCATCCCCATACCAACGGCGTTTAAGGTGGGAATGCTGCGTTGCACCAAGACTCGATCTAGTAATAACTGGGTAAATACTGGCGTTACTAGTCCGAATAATTGCATCAGCACACTGGCGAGGAAGACTTCTACCAGTATTGAATAGTGAGGTTTAACTAACTCAAAAAACTTCCAGAAGTTGGCAGTTTCATTCTTTGTTTCTTTGAGTAGTTCTGTCGGTTGCAGTAATAAGGCATAACCAGTCCAACCTGCATTAAATTGGCTCCTGGTGAGGCTGCGTTGACCGATAGCGGGATCACCGACTATGACGCGCTTTTTGGTGATTTGATAAACGACAATGTAGTGGTTGCCTTCCCAGTGTGCGATCGCAGGTAAAGATTGTTCTGCAAACTTATCGAAAGTAGCTTTCACAGGACGGGTGGCAAAACCCAGGTTTTCTCCTACTGCGGCTAAGGCACGTAAAGATGCACCACTGCGGTTGACGTTGGTCATATCCCGCAAGCGATTCACACTAAAGTGCTTACCCCAATACTTACCAATCATCACTAAGCAAGCAGAGCCACAGTCTGCGCCACTTTGTTGAGCATAGAAGGGATAGCGTTTGCTCAGGCGTTGCCACCAATGCCCCATTTTCACTTTCGGGCTGGGAAAGTAAGGAAGTGTTTTATTTTGCTTGGCTTTTGATTCTGGTTCTCGCTGGGGAAAGGGTATAACCTTGGTTATGGGCTTTTGGCGTGGTCTTTTGTCTGGGTTCGAGTCGCTTTTATGCTTACTTTCCCATTCTGTCTGATTAAGCGTTGAAGTATTCTGGTGTTCTGGCTCAGGTACAAAGGAACCTAATGCTGGGCAGTGTTCTCGTGCTTTTAACCAGTTTGAACTTTTCAGGATGTAAGCAATGGTTGGTTGTATGGCTTGCCAATGACCTTGATTCGGTTCAGTAGAGATTTGCCCTGGTGTCAAAGAGTTACCCTGAGAATGCAGTAGTTGACCTTTGTACAACAGCCATAAATGGGAATCGGGGAATTGTGTATTTACAGAGCCAATCTCTAGGTTATGTCGCTCAAAGAAGGATAAGGCTTTGAGCATGGCGTGAAATTGGGCGGGGTGTCCGGGAAATCCTGAGTTTTGGCGACACCACAGCAATAAATCCCAGATTTCGGCACGAGAAAACAGGCGATCGCGAATGTGAGGATATTTGTTCATCAACCCTTGCAATACCTCTGGTTTGAGATACCCAAGTTCTAAATTTTGTGAGCTTCTGGCGCTGTAGTGATTAAAGTTCTCCTCTGGAAACAAAGTCATTTCACCAAATGAAGACCACGCCGACAGAGTAGTAATTAAGTCATCAGAACTATCAGACAATCTGACTTTACCTGCAAGAATGACGTAAATACCAGCGTTCATTTCTGCTGATTGCCAGAACTGCTTGGCTACTGGTGGCTGTACTATTTCCATAGATGCCAAACAGCTTTGCAGTTCTTGTTTTGAAAGCCTGTTTCCTAAAGTGTAAGTAAGTTTTTCACCCAGATATTCCTGGGAAAATACCGTTGTCATAACCTAACCTCCAAAACAGCATTAGTTATTGGTACATCAGACTGAATAACTAATAAAAACTGGGTGAATTACAAAAACCTGATTTAGGCTATAAATTTTGGATAAATCACAACTATAGCTGGGGAGTGGGGAGTAGGGTAAAAACCTTTCGGTGTCTAACTTTTATGATCAGTTTATGTCCTAACGTCCTTGGCGGTTGCTATAGATGGGTTTCCCCACCTGTCCCATATTTGTCAGATATATTTATTCGTGAAATGTCCCTAACTTCAACAACTAAGGTGAATAAAAATAAATGAAAATTTGTTCCAAAGGCTTACAGCACATTTAATCTGAGTAGGTAGTAGGCGGGCATCTTTGCCCTGACTCATAAGATATAGAATATTAAAATGTGTACTTCACTTACTTGAAACGTGCTGTAATTCCGGGAACTATGAGAAATAAGTGCTAAAACTACCACGAGCAGCAATTAGTAAATTTAAACTTTAATGTCACCTACTTACTTAGTTGATCAAATGAGTAACTCGTCATTGTATCAGCCTAAAAATCCCATCTCAGTAATGTTTAATTTGTGGTTTTTTACAAATCATAGTTGTTATCAACGTTATACTGAACCATCAATTTTGTAGCAGGTTTTTAGGGTTTATGTCACGCCACAATGGCAAATATTACGGGAAAATCTATTTTTATTTTTAAAGAAAATATTCTTGTATTTCATAGTATAATGATAAAAAGACCTAGTTAAAATATTAGTGCAAGTTACTCTTTTCATGAAATAACTTATATAAATATGCGACAATAGGGTAAATTTTAGATGCAACTGCTTTTGGGTATATCGGTAACTTTATCAAGCCTTCCTTTGCTTCCTTTGAACACCCAATAGTTGATTTTGTTTTGCAAAAGCCGAATCTTTGCCAGCATTACCAGCGTGTGAATGAGAAATTTTTCAGCGACTTCTAAAACAGTGAACAGTTATCAGTGAACAGTTATCAGTAATCAAGGCTGACAGTGGGGGACTTAAACCTACTTACACTTATGTATCTTAACTGGTAACTGGTAACTGATAACTGATAACTGTTAAACTTTGGCTTCTAAAGACTTGAGCAACTCAGTATTTACACCCGACTCACGAGTCAGGGCAATTTTGCCAGTGCGGGCGATTTCCCTGAGACCAAATTTTTGTAACACTTGGACGATCGCCACCATCTTACCAGGATCTCCCACAACTTCGAGAGTGACAGAATCTTCGGACACATCTACCACTCGCGCCCGAAAAATATGAGCCAGTTCGACCACTTCTGAGCGGTTGCTGCTAGTAGCATTCACCTTCAAAAGCATCAATTCTCGCTCTACACAAGGAATTTCGGTGATGTCATGGACTTTGAGAACGTTGACCAATTTGTACAGTTGCTTGGTGAGTTGCTCAATCACGCGATCGTCTCCAGGTACAATCATCGTAATGCGAGACACTCCTCCTTGCTCTGCTGGCCCAACTGCGAGGCTTTCTATATTAAAGCCACGACGCGCAAATAAACTGGAGATACGGGACAGAACGCCCGCCTCATCTTCTACCAAAACTGAAAGGGTATGTTTCATCTTCGCCAACACAGATCAGGCAAGCATTTGATTAATATAAACACTAGCTCATGACTGCCCTACACCTAAATTGCTAAATTATTAGTCTAAGGTTCCATTTTAAACTCAATACCTACACTCATTACACTTTCTCAAAATAATTTATAGGCAAATCACACTGAAAGCACAAATTTTGGCAGTGCATATCTTTACATCGGTAGATGTAATTTATTTGCCAAGGGTTTATCCTTCATATATCGTTGATAATTAGCCAAAAATTGGAGAAAAGCTGTTATGAGTTGGTTAAAAAGACTTTTTGGGTTAGAAAAACCGCAAAATGCCCAAGTAAATCCTACCCCGCAGCAAGTACCGCCAGGTTCGACTACTAGCGCGGCTCCTGCTACTACTGAATCAATTCCGCCAGAACGTTTAGGATTGAATGGAGAATACGACCAAAGTGGGTTGGCCAAGCGGGTAGCGTTGGCGTTTGATCAAGATTCGCAACTTGGGGATATTGATACTCTCTGGGTTGCTCAGACAAGCGGGACTGTGGTATTGAAAGGAAATGTTCCCGACCAGGAAACCCTCAACAAGATGGTTGCTGTGGCGCGTTCAGTTAATGGTGCTACAGGTGTTAACACCGATGAAGTCACTGTTGGGTAATTCCTAATTCATAATTAATGTGCCTGTTAATCCAATCTAGAATCACCTGATTAACTTGTTCTGGGGATTCATCATGGGGACAATGGCCGACATCTTCTAAGTTGAGAAGTTCTAGCTTTTCGTTGTACTGAGTAAATCTCTGTGCCAGTAAAGGGGGAACAAATTTGTCTTTCTGCCCCCAAATTAACAGCATTGGTGCTGTGATGGTGGGTAATATGGCTTTGACACTAGGACTAAAGTTAACAGCGATCGCAGCTCTAAACAAGGCACTAAAAGCCCGCGCTGAACCTCTGTCTTGGGGAGGCCCTGCTAAAATGTCCACCAGTTCATCGGTGATGGCTTCGGGATTGGCGTAAGCAAGTCTGACCCAGCGACGCAGCACGCTGGGTCGGCGCACGAAGTGAAACACAGGCTTGAGGATCAACGGGGAAGCAACCATCTTTTTAATTCCTGTCACCAGAGGTCGCAGAAAAGGCGGGATGGCTTCTTGTTCTAAAGATGGGTCGGGTAAACTCATCATGACTATACCCTTCACCATCTCTGGATGAGCCGCAGCTGCTGCTAAGGAAATCAGTGAACCGTTGGAATTACCGATTAATATGACTGGTTGACGGATAAATGCTTGCCAAAATTCGTATACCTGCTCTACCCACAGTTCTATACTGTAATTCGCTGGCGCTTTTTTGGATGCACCAAAACCCAGCATATCGAGGGCGTAAACGGTATGGTGTTCGCCTAAGACTTCTAAATTATGTCGCCAATGACCAATGGATGCACCAAAACCGTGTAACAGGATTAAGGGTGTGGTGGATTTATTTTGGCTAGGTCGGATATAAGTATAACGAGTTTGCCAGCCTCGCCAAACCCAATCTCTTTGATTACCAACTCGTTGTTGCCAGTGTACCGTAGTGGTCACGGTTGCCTCCAATTTATGAACCCCACCCCCAGCCCCGCCAGCGAGGAGGGGGGTATGATTCTAAGATACTGGGATTTTGAGGCTTTTGTGGAGGGTGCGATCGCTTGCTCAAGAAATTACCCAAAAAATCAAACGCCTAGAAAAGGTGTGAGGGCTAAAGTTTTCGTCATATCAGTAAGGAAAACGCGATCGCACAGGTTAAGCAATTCTACCTCGGTCTGTGTCCGTCGCATCAACCGCAGGAAATCACCTTCAGCGTCAACACTCAGAGCAATGTAATTGAGGAATCTTTTGAGATAGCCGATACGCGATCGCGCTGGCATAGTTGCGGCGGCTGGAGTTTGCCATAAA
The window above is part of the Nodularia spumigena CCY9414 genome. Proteins encoded here:
- a CDS encoding pentapeptide repeat-containing protein, yielding MIEFFFKRKGARRSAQRGAEVRFWVSLRYFVIYVCVVWLFFSAPAGASSSQPERTSLSLELLQERLHTPVIREGNLTVDLREMVIDLRPENGEFRDNFYQVLRKELQRSGTKPLGLDLSNSLIQGNFVGSDLGLRTPLYAPVISSEQSVGVYAPVLTSSEQAQLEHLRFVCLQSLDIALPKSKDCRALLGSQPSASSEINIFRGSLILVKTRFNGEVQFPNTFFFQPVNAKNAIFLQPTNWMETRFSRSVRFTGANFRQLSNFQTSVFFDKVNFQKAQFQETADFQDSTFEESTQFNEAIFKQSAKFSRAQWRKNADFSSVRFAETAQFTKANFHQYIFFTEAIFEQVVIFRDAIFNQAVNLSGASIFNQADFSDARFAKEAFLNVPGLSFNSNQGKILGNPGEIGKMFRVPTSQGNQNILRNLGQNFRQQQQIADANQLEYTKQKLRLRELSHGLVDGNINSATRKTLINLGFSAIQADAIANRRMSKLFRNSSELLSLADIDLETYNQLSDRLVVAEPLSPGGWLLLAARWLALSVLLLLSGYGTSFWLVFGVGGVAIAYFGWLFWLVDRYRRLHPVPIIPTYYETTWILAGFSFLTLFSLLAIFRNAEQPWLTLGCLLIIIIPVPVILLIQLYQQGRYHDLMDVSYFTEDGTFRQLRLLIGRLPVIPRNQTFRERYMHLLWNRRWNWLNYYDFSLNNLVRLGFNDIRLRDEHLPGIIATLAWYQWSLGILYITLVLWTLSRTIPGLNLLIYLK
- a CDS encoding peptidylprolyl isomerase produces the protein MSQILTISASDIIHSLKLSSQVPGLVEAIASQKIIAEVAQKSGITVTPEEIQQEGDNLRLAHKLVKAKDTLTWLQKHHLSVNEFEQLVQNKILSKKLANHLFTSQVERFFYQHQLDYIAAITYEIIFDDKDLALEMFYAVEEGEISFPEIARLYILEPELRCTYGYQGRRHRKDFRPEIASAVFAATLQQILKPIVTPKGVYLIWVEEIIQPQLDESLREKIITELFTDWLKQQIQCMEIITQLDSDTLKPQKKLLQQS
- a CDS encoding HlyD family efflux transporter periplasmic adaptor subunit, giving the protein MSYISPNSSSVFLKKEQDEYKSYVQPSQETTKLHKTIPPGNTEDLYYGTEELLDALPKVWTRGVLYVLVGFASLALPWATFAKVDETGSARGRIEPQGATQKLDSQAQGSVKAVKVTEGDTVTQGQVLVELDSDILQTEVQQAEAKLSALQNQETQFEVLKSQLQLTLSIQKQQNQFQALEKMSQVNQAQQNLGLKETTYNLQKLERQALVNQVQQQIQTAEDEQVSAEGRLSIDSRQVNRFQQLVNDGAVSANQVDQLKKEEQDSKRLYARAKSDVKQAKLRLAEETSRYEATMNQLQSDIKQAKHQLQAEKNSYQSLLQAGKLAVLKYQEQLKELERQVANLKAEIAQTKSKITSLKLQMQQRVVRSPVDGTIFDLPVTKPGEVVQVGQRIADIAPENTKIVLKANMPIQDSGFLNVGMPVKIKFDAFPFQEYGIIQGKVSRISPDSKTTQTPAGNIETYELEITLEQQYIHNGATRIPLTPGQTANAEVIVRQRRVIDFVLDPFKKLHQNGLEL